The genomic window AAGCAGATATCGCGTTCGTATGGATTGGCTTGAACGACGTATTCCCTCGGGTCTCTTGGACGTTTCCCTGGGTGCGACGACTGCTGCGCCATCCCTGGTCGCGCGACCGGCAGACGTTCGAGTCCTACTATCGGCGTCTTCTGGACTTGGTGTCGCCGAAGGCGCACAGAGTCGTCGCGGTTGCTCCTCTTATGCTGGGAGAGCGCCCCGAGAACGAGTGGAACCGCCAGCTGGCGGCCCTCTCAGAATCCGTGTGCTCTATCGCGTCGGAGTATGCGAACGTCGAGTATCTTGACCTGCGACTTTACATGCCCCCGCATGACAGCCCGCCATCCGGGTACGTCGCATCGAGGGCGATCTGTGTACTGCGTGATGCATTGCTGCTGAAGACACCTCAGCGCGTTGACAGGGTCGCGGCAAGGCGAGGGCTGAGCCTCACGCTTGATGGCGCACATCTGAACAGCGCAGGTGCTGCTGCTGTGGCGGCGGCGTTTCATCGGGCCATGGACGCGACTCCGGCTGATCGCTAACAAGCGCATCAAGCTGACGCGCACAAGGTAGAATCGACCTGAAAGCACGTGGCGCGCAGCTTATGCGCAACAACGTTAGCGCTACAGCGGCACCGTTGAC from Coriobacteriia bacterium includes these protein-coding regions:
- a CDS encoding SGNH/GDSL hydrolase family protein, coding for MRVVFLGDSLTAGRPGVSYFRLLQQANTNRTLVNLGRGGDSVISLYRRLSRMPHACEADIAFVWIGLNDVFPRVSWTFPWVRRLLRHPWSRDRQTFESYYRRLLDLVSPKAHRVVAVAPLMLGERPENEWNRQLAALSESVCSIASEYANVEYLDLRLYMPPHDSPPSGYVASRAICVLRDALLLKTPQRVDRVAARRGLSLTLDGAHLNSAGAAAVAAAFHRAMDATPADR